The Crocosphaera sp. UHCC 0190 genome has a window encoding:
- a CDS encoding histone deacetylase — MFQIIYSDEFLQHDTGSFHPECPERLTAIVNALKNVSWGDRLQWQLPTAIAQRDPIPFIEKIHTRAYLERVKYLAEKGGGSLDPDTPVSPQSYEVALLAVNAWLDGIDTVLNTNHPAFVLARPPGHHAIKETGMGFCLFSNGAIAAHYALEQPSVNRVAIVDWDVHHGNGTEALVENNPNIIYCSLHQFPCYPGTGKESDRGKYHNVLNIPMQAGSTIKEYKTAFETQVMPMLEAFQADLLIVSAGYDANQADPLAGIDLQSSDYGIFTQYLLTLTPRILFGLEGGYNLDALAQSVIATIEPCLT, encoded by the coding sequence ATGTTTCAAATCATCTATTCAGACGAGTTTCTTCAACATGATACGGGAAGCTTTCACCCTGAATGTCCAGAAAGACTTACCGCCATTGTCAATGCCTTAAAAAATGTATCTTGGGGCGATCGCCTACAATGGCAACTCCCTACTGCGATCGCTCAACGAGATCCGATCCCTTTTATTGAAAAAATCCATACCAGAGCTTATCTTGAACGGGTTAAATATTTAGCCGAGAAAGGGGGTGGTAGTTTAGATCCCGATACCCCTGTTTCTCCCCAAAGTTATGAGGTGGCCTTACTCGCAGTTAATGCTTGGTTAGATGGGATAGATACTGTCTTAAATACTAATCATCCGGCCTTTGTCTTGGCCCGTCCCCCTGGCCATCATGCCATCAAAGAGACAGGAATGGGATTTTGTCTGTTTTCTAATGGGGCGATCGCTGCTCATTATGCCCTAGAACAACCTTCAGTGAATCGGGTTGCCATTGTTGATTGGGACGTACATCATGGCAATGGAACAGAAGCCCTAGTCGAGAATAATCCTAACATTATCTATTGTTCCTTACATCAATTTCCCTGTTATCCAGGCACCGGAAAGGAAAGCGATCGCGGAAAATATCATAATGTGTTGAATATTCCCATGCAAGCAGGAAGTACCATCAAGGAATATAAAACGGCCTTTGAAACTCAAGTGATGCCGATGTTAGAAGCCTTTCAAGCGGATTTATTAATTGTTAGTGCGGGTTATGATGCAAATCAAGCTGATCCCTTAGCAGGTATTGACTTACAATCCTCTGATTATGGCATCTTTACCCAATATTTATTAACCCTTACCCCTCGGATTTTGTTTGGCTTAGAAGGGGGTTATAATTTGGATGCTTTGGCCCAATCCGTAATTGCTACCATTGAACCTTGTTTGACTTAA
- a CDS encoding PEP-CTERM sorting domain-containing protein gives MAILQIRLDETTSQNILLIKDRVNSMINTKAIIYSSIAATLLAGNAAQAQLTQGELPAGKPTSIMQSGSVTRDGVTVGFDYNLYALEVDGSDVYYDILGPFYVNFEAPVGQQVVQGPAPTSAMFDYVQYNSLYAVLDPSGSFDASFRDFGGPSNFTQTFTFSSFEPTITGLVNFSGSLSGGMTDLAGNGVSITPYNQASTVLIKLYDINNNLISTLGRGDTASGSGLGAAASYGYGPFNSAPSLANCGTAGCGKVEIELSFTGSGGGDSYALTGGYFVEPVPEPLTILGAGAAVGFGGLFKRKLAQKKNTKA, from the coding sequence GTGGCAATTTTGCAAATTCGGCTTGATGAAACCACATCGCAAAACATATTACTGATCAAAGATAGGGTTAACTCGATGATAAACACCAAAGCGATCATATATAGCTCGATTGCAGCTACATTACTGGCTGGAAACGCAGCACAGGCACAATTAACCCAAGGAGAACTCCCCGCAGGTAAGCCCACCAGCATCATGCAGTCGGGTAGTGTCACAAGAGACGGAGTGACAGTAGGTTTCGACTACAACCTATACGCTCTCGAAGTAGATGGTTCAGATGTTTACTACGACATTCTGGGGCCATTCTATGTCAACTTTGAAGCTCCAGTAGGTCAGCAAGTTGTTCAAGGACCCGCTCCAACCAGTGCTATGTTTGACTATGTACAATACAATTCTCTGTATGCAGTTTTAGATCCCAGTGGTTCTTTTGATGCTAGTTTTAGAGATTTTGGGGGCCCAAGTAACTTCACCCAAACATTTACTTTTTCTTCCTTTGAGCCGACTATCACAGGATTGGTTAATTTCTCTGGTTCTCTATCAGGAGGTATGACAGATCTAGCTGGTAATGGTGTAAGTATCACACCGTACAATCAAGCATCAACAGTTCTCATTAAGCTCTATGATATTAACAACAACCTAATATCCACTCTGGGGCGGGGTGATACCGCTAGTGGTTCAGGTTTAGGTGCGGCAGCATCTTATGGCTATGGGCCTTTCAACAGCGCCCCCAGTTTAGCAAACTGCGGAACCGCTGGTTGCGGAAAAGTAGAAATTGAACTCTCCTTTACTGGTTCAGGTGGTGGTGATAGCTATGCCCTGACTGGTGGTTATTTTGTAGAGCCTGTGCCTGAACCTCTGACTATTTTGGGTGCTGGTGCTGCCGTTGGTTTTGGTGGCTTGTTTAAGCGTAAACTTGCTCAGAAAAAAAATACCAAAGCTTAG
- a CDS encoding PEP-CTERM sorting domain-containing protein produces the protein MDAKLYMNLYIPANVQTETFSFDFSHFETPNNGVPCAAGGVQPCPDLVSFLNNGASEQTINIGGDDYNLVITGFLSNGTVVSDFLTLEGVANSAILQGKLVSTSMQPVPEPLTILGASAAVGFGGLFKRKLAQKKNTKA, from the coding sequence ATTGACGCTAAATTATACATGAACTTATACATCCCCGCGAATGTTCAAACAGAGACTTTTTCCTTTGACTTTTCTCATTTTGAAACACCTAATAATGGTGTTCCCTGTGCTGCTGGTGGCGTTCAACCTTGTCCTGATTTGGTTTCCTTCCTCAATAATGGTGCATCCGAGCAAACCATCAATATTGGTGGAGACGATTATAACCTTGTCATTACTGGTTTCCTAAGCAATGGTACAGTTGTTAGTGACTTTCTTACCCTAGAAGGTGTTGCTAATAGTGCTATTCTTCAAGGTAAATTAGTTTCTACAAGTATGCAACCAGTTCCAGAACCTCTAACCATTTTGGGTGCTAGTGCTGCCGTTGGTTTTGGTGGCTTGTTTAAGCGCAAACTTGCCCAGAAAAAAAATACTAAAGCTTAG
- the petL gene encoding cytochrome b6-f complex subunit PetL codes for MSGFVVAAFAGYLIAFTGIALGLYFGLRTAKII; via the coding sequence ATGTCTGGATTTGTTGTCGCTGCCTTTGCAGGATATTTAATCGCTTTTACAGGGATCGCCCTAGGTTTGTATTTTGGTCTACGCACCGCCAAAATTATTTAG
- the aroB gene encoding 3-dehydroquinate synthase — protein sequence MSAVIPVILPHTRYEIAIAAGSLPHLGDRLASLNLGQKILIVSNPDIFAHYGEVVANSLKTAGFEVFTHFIAAGETYKTLDSIAQVYDTALKHRLERSSTLLALGGGVIGDMTGFAAATWLRGVNFVQVPTSLLAMVDASIGGKTGVNHPQGKNLIGAFYQPRLVFIDPLVLKTLPVREFRAGMAEVIKYGVIWDRDLFRQLEQAETLDNLENFSQELLQIIITRSCQAKVDVVSQDEKEGGLRAILNYGHTIGHAIESLTGYGTINHGEGVAMGMMAAGKIAVNLGMWTEKEAEFQGQLIQKTALPVTIPGTLNTAEVLESLQLDKKVKSGKVRFILPTEIGKVVISDRVSSEIIERVLEELKN from the coding sequence ATGTCTGCTGTTATTCCGGTTATTTTACCCCACACCCGTTACGAGATTGCGATCGCGGCTGGATCTCTCCCCCATTTAGGAGATCGTCTCGCGTCTTTGAATTTGGGGCAAAAAATTCTCATTGTTTCTAATCCCGATATTTTTGCTCATTATGGGGAAGTCGTGGCAAATTCTCTGAAAACAGCAGGGTTTGAGGTGTTTACCCATTTCATTGCCGCGGGAGAAACTTACAAAACCCTAGACAGTATTGCCCAGGTTTATGATACTGCCCTCAAACATCGTTTAGAAAGGTCTTCAACTCTCTTAGCCCTTGGTGGGGGAGTCATTGGCGATATGACAGGATTTGCCGCAGCTACCTGGTTACGAGGGGTAAATTTTGTCCAGGTTCCCACCTCTTTATTAGCAATGGTAGATGCTTCCATTGGGGGCAAAACGGGGGTTAATCATCCCCAAGGAAAAAACTTAATTGGGGCTTTTTATCAACCCCGTTTAGTGTTTATTGATCCCCTTGTTTTAAAGACATTACCTGTGCGAGAATTTCGGGCAGGAATGGCAGAAGTCATCAAGTATGGGGTAATCTGGGATCGAGATTTATTTCGGCAATTAGAACAAGCTGAAACCTTAGATAATTTAGAGAATTTTAGTCAAGAATTACTGCAAATTATTATTACCCGTTCTTGTCAGGCTAAGGTTGATGTGGTCAGTCAAGACGAAAAAGAAGGGGGATTAAGAGCCATTTTAAATTATGGCCATACCATTGGTCATGCCATTGAAAGTTTAACCGGATATGGCACGATTAATCATGGGGAAGGGGTGGCTATGGGCATGATGGCTGCGGGAAAAATTGCGGTAAACTTGGGAATGTGGACAGAAAAAGAAGCAGAATTTCAAGGACAATTAATCCAAAAAACAGCTTTACCTGTTACCATTCCAGGGACGTTAAATACGGCAGAAGTCTTAGAAAGTTTACAGTTAGATAAGAAGGTAAAATCAGGCAAAGTTCGTTTTATTTTACCCACAGAAATTGGCAAGGTTGTGATTAGCGATCGCGTTTCTTCCGAGATAATTGAGAGGGTACTTGAAGAACTCAAAAATTAA